One genomic segment of Gemmatimonadaceae bacterium includes these proteins:
- the obgE gene encoding GTPase ObgE, protein MFVDRVIVRTEAGTGGSGCTSFRREHRVPMGGPDGGDGGRGGDVVIRGDGNLATLLDYTYRDRWAAERGDHGSGSNKTGHSGAGVVLPVPPGTLVKDADTGEILVEILEDGQEAIVGRGGRGGKGNAFFATATHQSPREWQPGEAGDARTLELELKLIADIGLVGQPNAGKSTLLSVISAARPKIADYPFTTLAPNLGVVQLSDHRTFVVADIPGIIEGAHEGKGLGLQFLRHIERTRILAFLIPIDAMDWQAEYEQLRHEVASYSEELATRPHCVVFTKMDLFGEDYIPPIDTDNAFRMFAISAAGRQGLDELLSSWWSELLDLKQNIIVNIANTTQPLP, encoded by the coding sequence ATGTTCGTTGACCGCGTGATCGTGCGAACCGAGGCCGGTACCGGAGGGTCCGGCTGCACTTCGTTTCGTCGCGAGCATCGTGTTCCCATGGGTGGCCCGGACGGCGGCGATGGCGGCCGGGGCGGTGATGTCGTAATCCGCGGCGACGGGAACCTTGCCACGCTGCTCGACTACACCTACCGCGACAGATGGGCCGCTGAGCGAGGGGATCACGGATCGGGGAGTAACAAGACGGGCCACTCCGGTGCTGGCGTCGTTCTGCCGGTGCCCCCCGGAACGCTGGTAAAGGACGCCGACACTGGCGAAATCCTCGTCGAGATACTCGAAGACGGTCAGGAAGCGATTGTCGGGAGGGGCGGGAGAGGGGGGAAGGGCAATGCGTTCTTCGCTACCGCAACACACCAGTCACCGCGTGAATGGCAGCCGGGCGAGGCGGGCGATGCCCGCACGCTCGAGCTGGAGCTCAAGCTAATCGCCGATATCGGTCTGGTAGGTCAGCCAAATGCCGGAAAATCGACGCTCCTCTCCGTTATTTCAGCCGCGCGACCGAAGATTGCAGATTACCCCTTCACGACTTTGGCACCGAACCTTGGCGTAGTTCAGCTCAGCGACCACAGAACGTTCGTGGTTGCCGACATTCCCGGAATCATCGAAGGAGCCCATGAAGGTAAAGGGCTCGGGTTACAGTTTCTCCGCCACATCGAACGCACGCGGATACTCGCCTTTCTCATCCCCATCGACGCGATGGACTGGCAGGCCGAATATGAGCAGCTTCGACACGAGGTCGCCTCGTATTCCGAAGAGCTGGCGACGAGGCCCCATTGCGTGGTTTTTACCAAGATGGATCTGTTTGGGGAGGACTACATTCCGCCAATCGACACGGACAACGCGTTCCGAATGTTTGCAATCAGCGCGGCAGGAAGACAGGGTCTCGACGAATTGCTCTCGTCGTGGTGGAGCGAGCTGCTCGACCTCAAGCAAAACATTATCGTCAACATCGCAAACACAACCCAACCTTTGCCTTAA